In the genome of Acetobacter oryzifermentans, one region contains:
- a CDS encoding acetyl-CoA hydrolase/transferase family protein, translating to MTERIRNVALRSKVCPAETASELIKHGDVVGTSGFTGAGYPKEVPKALARRMEAAHDRGEKYQISLITGASTGPQLDGELAKANGVYFRSPFNTDATMRNRINSGETEYFDNHLGQVAGRAIQGNYGKFNIALVEATAITEDGGIVPTSSVGNSQTFLNLADKVIIEVNEWQNPALEGIHDIWDGNVSGAPTRDIVPIVRADQRVGGTVLRVNPDKIAAIVRTNDRDRNAPFAAPDETAKAIAGYLLDFFGHEVKQNRLPPSLLPLQSGVGNVANAVLEGLKEGPFENLVGYSEVIQDGMLAMLDSGRMRIASATSFSLSPEAAEEINNRMDFFRSKIILRQQDVSNSPGIIRRLGCIAMNGMIEADIYGNVNSTRVMGSKMMNGIGGSGDFARSSYLSIFLSPSTAKGGKISAIVPMAAHVDHIMQDAQIFVTEQGLADLRGLSPVQRAREIISKCAHPDYRPMLQDYFDRALKNSFGKHTPHLLTEALSWHQRFIETGTMMPA from the coding sequence ATGACAGAGCGCATTCGGAACGTCGCGCTGCGCAGTAAAGTATGTCCGGCAGAAACCGCATCCGAGTTGATTAAACACGGTGATGTGGTGGGCACCAGTGGTTTTACTGGTGCAGGCTACCCCAAGGAAGTACCCAAGGCGCTGGCCCGCCGAATGGAGGCTGCGCATGATCGGGGTGAGAAATACCAGATCAGCCTGATTACGGGTGCCTCTACCGGCCCACAGTTGGATGGTGAACTGGCAAAGGCCAACGGGGTTTATTTCCGCTCACCGTTCAATACGGATGCCACCATGCGCAACCGTATTAATTCGGGCGAGACAGAATATTTTGATAACCATCTGGGGCAGGTAGCTGGCCGCGCCATTCAGGGCAATTACGGCAAGTTCAACATTGCTCTGGTGGAAGCTACAGCGATTACGGAAGATGGCGGTATTGTGCCCACATCTTCTGTCGGCAACTCCCAGACATTCCTCAATCTGGCTGACAAAGTCATTATTGAAGTGAATGAATGGCAGAATCCGGCGCTGGAAGGCATTCATGATATCTGGGATGGCAACGTAAGCGGTGCGCCAACGCGTGATATTGTGCCGATTGTACGGGCAGACCAGCGCGTGGGTGGTACGGTTTTACGTGTAAACCCAGACAAAATTGCTGCCATTGTGCGCACGAATGATAGGGACAGAAACGCCCCATTTGCTGCGCCGGATGAAACAGCCAAGGCCATTGCAGGCTACCTGCTTGATTTCTTTGGGCATGAAGTCAAACAGAACCGGCTGCCGCCATCACTTCTGCCGCTTCAGTCTGGCGTGGGCAATGTGGCCAATGCCGTGCTGGAAGGGCTGAAGGAAGGCCCGTTTGAAAATTTGGTCGGGTATAGTGAGGTCATTCAGGATGGCATGTTGGCCATGCTGGATTCTGGCCGTATGCGTATTGCCTCTGCCACATCTTTTTCACTCAGCCCGGAAGCGGCGGAAGAAATCAATAACCGTATGGATTTCTTCCGGAGCAAGATCATTCTGCGCCAGCAGGATGTGAGCAACAGCCCCGGCATTATCCGCCGTTTGGGCTGTATTGCCATGAACGGCATGATTGAGGCAGATATTTACGGCAACGTAAATTCTACCCGCGTGATGGGTTCCAAGATGATGAATGGTATTGGGGGTTCGGGAGATTTTGCCCGCAGTTCCTATCTATCCATCTTCCTGTCTCCCTCCACGGCCAAAGGTGGCAAGATTTCTGCCATTGTGCCTATGGCTGCGCATGTGGACCACATCATGCAGGATGCGCAGATATTTGTAACCGAGCAGGGTCTGGCAGATTTGCGTGGGCTTTCACCCGTGCAGCGTGCGCGTGAAATTATTTCTAAGTGCGCACACCCAGATTACCGGCCCATGTTGCAGGATTACTTTGACCGTGCGCTCAAGAACTCCTTTGGCAAGCATACACCACACTTGCTGACGGAAGCCCTTTCCTGGCATCAGCGGTTTATTGAAACAGGCACCATGATGCCTGCGTAA